A stretch of Bacillus spongiae DNA encodes these proteins:
- a CDS encoding MFS transporter — translation MQKFKKIFQNTAFVKLFFANITSQLGSIIGLTAFTFYLLDRFSEQPMYATLTELMFSLPTLFLFFLVGVVADRLDRQKVAYYCDVIAALLSIILLGAIYIGWMPLVFAVLFTRSGFQKFFFPAEQGLIQGTLSKEDYGTAAGLNQMIGSMFNLFGTGLGVLVYWGIGVYGAVIIDAISFILSGILIKMGTYSKKAKSPNGEHSLRELNLKFVLTDFKDGLLYILRHKLLMVLIGGFVVLGVVNGGLTVMPIFILKYKLAPSSYEEFAIIFGIVIGAGMLIGSVMAANIVQKMKFYHLIVFGLVLGGSSVIFSSVVTTVWLFFSIMFVLALGIPFINVAIGGWLPAIIDPKMMGRVQGWISPLMMLAHSVTLGFIAIMYPTYMSIEMLYWIVGAMLLFVGMFYFIVLPRISEQKENQDSTLSTSV, via the coding sequence ATGCAAAAATTCAAGAAAATCTTTCAAAATACTGCGTTTGTTAAATTGTTCTTTGCGAATATTACCTCACAGTTGGGGAGTATCATTGGGTTAACTGCTTTTACATTTTATTTACTTGACCGTTTTTCAGAGCAACCGATGTATGCAACACTGACAGAATTAATGTTTTCACTTCCGACTCTCTTCCTCTTTTTTCTTGTAGGAGTTGTAGCTGACAGGCTTGATCGTCAAAAAGTGGCTTATTACTGTGATGTAATTGCTGCTCTATTATCAATTATTCTACTTGGGGCAATTTATATAGGTTGGATGCCACTTGTTTTTGCAGTACTTTTCACCCGTAGTGGATTTCAAAAGTTTTTCTTCCCAGCAGAGCAAGGCTTAATTCAAGGAACGTTATCGAAAGAAGACTACGGAACCGCGGCTGGGTTAAATCAAATGATCGGCAGCATGTTTAATTTATTTGGTACGGGTTTAGGTGTACTAGTCTATTGGGGCATAGGAGTTTATGGTGCTGTTATCATTGATGCCATTTCCTTTATTTTGTCTGGTATCCTAATTAAGATGGGTACCTATTCTAAAAAAGCAAAATCTCCTAACGGAGAGCATTCTTTAAGGGAATTAAATTTGAAGTTTGTATTAACGGATTTTAAAGATGGGTTGCTTTACATATTGCGTCATAAGTTACTCATGGTACTTATCGGAGGATTTGTTGTACTTGGAGTCGTAAATGGTGGCTTGACTGTTATGCCAATCTTTATTTTAAAGTACAAACTAGCACCTAGTTCATATGAAGAATTTGCCATTATCTTTGGAATCGTAATTGGTGCAGGAATGTTAATAGGTAGTGTAATGGCTGCTAATATTGTGCAAAAAATGAAGTTTTATCATTTAATTGTATTTGGCTTAGTTCTTGGTGGAAGTTCCGTTATTTTTTCATCAGTTGTAACGACAGTGTGGCTGTTCTTTAGTATCATGTTTGTTTTAGCACTGGGTATCCCGTTTATTAATGTAGCCATAGGTGGTTGGTTACCAGCTATTATTGATCCAAAAATGATGGGGAGGGTTCAAGGGTGGATAAGCCCATTAATGATGTTAGCTCATTCTGTCACACTAGGATTTATAGCCATTATGTATCCCACATATATGTCGATCGAAATGTTATATTGGATAGTAGGGGCAATGTTACTGTTTGTCGGCATGTTTTATTTCATTGTTCTACCACGCATTAGTGAACAAAAGGAGAACCAAGATTCAACACTATCCACTAGTGTATAA
- a CDS encoding ABC transporter ATP-binding protein: MFSIFTKLAWFFKENWKRYSVAIFFLILVGILEVLPPRIIGMAIDDIFIGALTSTQLTKYLLYLVVITMATYALTYIWMYQLFGGSHLLEKKVRSRLMSHLLRMTPTFYEKNRTGDLMARATNDLQAISTTAGFGVLTLVDSSIYMITILITMIVFVSWELTLVSILPLPIMAILIQIYGKKIHARFTSAQDAFGDMNDRVLESVAGVRVIRAYVQERADEKQFSDMTEDVYNKNIEVAKIDSLFEPTIKILVGLSYLIGLGYGAYLVFHQSLTLGELVSFNVYLGMLIWPMFAIGELINVMQRGNASLDRVQDTLSYEEDVKNPVNPLNVNNPSTIQFNHVTFQYPSSKVPNLSSVNVQLKKGETLGIVGKTGSGKTTFIKQLLREYPVGDGLLSVGDVPINQQLKAKTREWIGYVPQDHVLFSRSVRDNILFGSEEKTDKDLQKAIDLAVFSKDLERLPEKLETLVGEKGVALSGGQKQRISIARALIKNPEILILDDSLSAVDAKTEAEIIENIRHERSDKTTIITTHRLSAVQHADWIIVLDDGCVSEEGTHKELLQKDGWYKEQWVRQQIEETTLEEVSR; this comes from the coding sequence ATGTTTAGTATTTTTACGAAATTAGCGTGGTTTTTTAAGGAGAATTGGAAGAGGTATAGCGTGGCAATCTTTTTCTTAATTCTTGTAGGTATTTTAGAAGTGCTTCCACCAAGAATTATAGGGATGGCCATTGATGATATTTTTATAGGTGCCTTAACGTCAACGCAATTAACGAAGTATTTACTATACTTAGTCGTTATAACGATGGCAACATATGCTCTTACGTATATTTGGATGTATCAATTATTTGGTGGTTCTCATTTACTTGAAAAGAAGGTCCGGTCAAGATTAATGAGTCATTTATTAAGAATGACTCCTACATTTTACGAGAAGAACCGAACTGGTGACCTAATGGCAAGAGCTACGAACGATTTGCAAGCGATATCGACTACAGCAGGGTTTGGTGTACTTACTTTGGTCGATTCAAGTATTTATATGATTACGATATTAATTACAATGATTGTCTTTGTAAGCTGGGAGTTGACGTTAGTATCCATTCTTCCGCTTCCTATAATGGCGATTCTAATACAAATATATGGAAAGAAGATTCATGCTCGTTTTACAAGTGCGCAAGATGCCTTTGGTGATATGAATGACCGAGTACTTGAATCAGTTGCAGGAGTAAGAGTCATTAGGGCATATGTCCAAGAACGAGCGGATGAAAAGCAGTTTTCTGACATGACCGAAGATGTTTATAACAAGAATATTGAAGTTGCAAAAATCGATTCATTATTTGAACCAACGATTAAAATTCTTGTTGGGCTAAGCTATTTAATAGGGTTAGGCTATGGTGCTTATCTTGTGTTCCATCAAAGCCTTACTTTAGGAGAGCTTGTTTCGTTTAACGTTTACCTTGGCATGTTAATCTGGCCAATGTTTGCGATTGGAGAGTTAATTAACGTTATGCAAAGGGGAAATGCTTCACTTGATCGTGTTCAGGACACACTTTCATATGAAGAGGATGTGAAAAATCCAGTTAATCCCCTTAATGTAAATAATCCATCAACTATCCAATTTAATCATGTAACATTTCAATATCCTTCCTCGAAAGTTCCTAACTTATCAAGTGTTAACGTCCAATTGAAAAAGGGGGAGACACTAGGAATCGTTGGGAAAACAGGAAGTGGAAAAACAACGTTTATAAAACAGTTATTAAGAGAATATCCAGTTGGTGATGGATTATTGTCAGTTGGAGACGTTCCGATTAATCAACAGTTAAAAGCGAAAACACGTGAATGGATTGGTTACGTTCCACAAGATCATGTTTTATTCTCAAGATCCGTTCGAGATAATATTTTATTTGGTTCTGAGGAGAAAACTGATAAGGATTTACAAAAGGCCATTGACTTAGCTGTATTTAGCAAAGATTTAGAGCGATTGCCAGAGAAACTAGAAACACTCGTTGGTGAAAAAGGTGTGGCTTTGTCTGGAGGTCAAAAGCAGCGTATTTCCATAGCGAGAGCATTAATAAAAAATCCAGAAATTCTCATTTTGGACGATTCTCTTTCTGCTGTAGATGCGAAAACAGAAGCAGAAATTATTGAAAATATACGTCATGAAAGAAGCGATAAAACAACCATTATAACAACCCATCGTTTATCGGCTGTTCAACATGCCGATTGGATTATTGTTCTTGATGATGGATGCGTTTCAGAAGAAGGAACGCATAAGGAATTATTACAAAAGGACGGCTGGTATAAAGAGCAGTGGGTCAGACAACAAATTGAAGAAACCACCTTAGAGGAGGTGTCAAGATGA